In a single window of the Elaeis guineensis isolate ETL-2024a chromosome 6, EG11, whole genome shotgun sequence genome:
- the LOC105046648 gene encoding 14-3-3-like protein GF14 iota translates to MSTEKERERHVYLAKLAEQAERYDEMVESMKNVARLDVELTVEERNLLSVGYKNVIGARRASWRIMSSIEQKEESKGNEQNVKLIKNYCQKVEEELTRICNDILSIIDQHLIPSSSSVESTVFYYKMKGDYYRYLAEFKTDQERKEAADQSLKGYQAASNTANTDLPPTHPIRLGLALNFSVFYYEIMNSPERACHLAKQAFDEAIAELDSLSEESYKDSTLIMQLLRDNLTLWTSDLPEDGGDDGLKGDEAKPAAEPEN, encoded by the exons ATGTCGACGGAGAAGGAGAGGGAGCGCCATGTCTACTTGGCGAAGCTTGCGGAGCAAGCCGAGCGCTACGATG AAATGGTCGAAAGTATGAAGAATGTTGCCAGGCTTGATGTGGAGCTGACAGTTGAGGAGAGAAACCTCCTCTCAGTGGGTTATAAAAATGTTATTGGGGCTCGCCGAGCATCATGGCGCATCATGTCATCAATCGAGCAGAAAGAGGAGTCAAAAGGAAATGAACAAAATGTtaagctaattaaaaattattgtcAAAAGGTGGAAGAAGAACTCACTAGGATATGCAATGATATATTGAGTATAATAGATCAGCACCTGATTCCATCTTCCAGCTCCGTTGAGTCGACAGTTTTCTACTATAAGAT GAAGGGTGATTATTACCGTTATCTTGCAGAGTTTAAGACTgaccaagaaagaaaagaagcagCTGATCAGTCTTTGAAGGGCTATCAG GCTGCCTCTAACACGGCCAACACAGATCTGCCCCCGACCCATCCAATCCGTCTTGGTCTTGCACTGAACTTCTCAGttttttattatgaaattatgAATTCCCCTGAAAG GGCATGTCATTTGGCAAAACAAGCTTTTGATGAGGCGATTGCAGAACTGGATAGTTTAAGCGAAGAATCATACAAGGATAGCACATTAATTATGCAGTTGTTGAGGGACAATCTTACCCTTTGGACTTCTGATTTACCTGAGGATGGAG GTGATGATGGTTTGAAGGGTGATGAGGCTAAACCGGCTGCCGAGCCTGAG AACTAA